From a region of the Paenibacillus segetis genome:
- a CDS encoding DUF3600 domain-containing protein: MSIDKELREELSQVADLMHCPPELYGRVKQSYQHYVNEKRGRSPMKKRLLAGIAVVAILIPSAVFASSYLADDIFGSSATIEQRGGTQEGYQEIEGMLQTAKGKLTEDEYKEFMTQFKQLIQLKLKITDEKGVKHEENLTIEEQQQFEQLTSKLAPYFEKINGTANP, from the coding sequence ATGTCCATTGACAAGGAATTGCGTGAAGAGCTTAGTCAGGTAGCAGATTTGATGCATTGCCCACCCGAATTGTATGGTCGTGTAAAGCAGTCCTATCAACACTATGTGAATGAAAAGAGAGGTAGATCTCCCATGAAAAAGCGTTTACTCGCAGGTATTGCCGTAGTAGCGATCTTAATCCCGTCTGCCGTATTTGCTTCTTCCTATCTAGCCGATGATATATTCGGTTCCTCCGCAACCATAGAACAGCGCGGCGGTACACAGGAAGGTTATCAAGAGATTGAGGGAATGCTTCAAACAGCAAAAGGCAAGCTAACGGAAGACGAATACAAAGAGTTCATGACACAATTCAAGCAGTTGATACAATTAAAACTGAAGATCACCGATGAAAAAGGAGTCAAACATGAAGAGAATTTGACCATAGAGGAACAGCAGCAGTTTGAGCAGCTCACCTCCAAGCTAGCTCCTTACTTTGAGAAGATTAACGGAACTGCTAACCCGTAA
- a CDS encoding ABC transporter permease, producing the protein MSVSPSRKITQILGAELEKLVTLPSIWLTLIGIFILNLVLATAFTSIGLQGAAGTQSILNIGLASMGYLQAGFIILGIVATCSEYAGGQIRTTLTTIPWRGLQLSTKHLALAIITIPVAFIIVASGVLYTFFMMRDTAVGFKTDTMIMIKTLVGATGYLTLTTLLSAAIGALLRRTTPALVVLLGYYFIVSPLSRDFLPSIKNYSPDMAGYYMYMPPSSDEINVLTPMQGTSILMLWTLIFITVAIVVYRKRDA; encoded by the coding sequence ATGAGTGTCTCTCCTAGTAGGAAGATAACACAAATCCTTGGTGCTGAACTGGAAAAATTAGTTACATTACCATCGATATGGCTCACTCTAATTGGTATATTCATTCTTAATTTAGTTTTAGCTACAGCATTTACTTCTATTGGTCTACAAGGGGCAGCAGGAACACAAAGTATTCTGAATATAGGACTTGCTTCTATGGGATATCTTCAAGCAGGGTTCATTATTCTTGGAATCGTAGCTACTTGTTCGGAGTACGCTGGTGGACAGATTCGAACTACATTAACTACGATACCTTGGCGTGGGCTTCAATTATCCACGAAGCATTTGGCATTAGCGATTATAACCATTCCTGTGGCGTTTATTATTGTTGCATCAGGTGTACTATATACTTTCTTTATGATGAGAGACACAGCAGTAGGGTTTAAAACAGACACAATGATAATGATAAAAACATTAGTAGGTGCAACAGGCTATCTAACATTAACCACACTTCTCAGTGCAGCTATAGGTGCTTTATTAAGACGAACCACACCTGCTTTAGTGGTACTGCTTGGTTATTATTTCATTGTCAGTCCATTGTCGAGAGATTTTCTACCCAGTATTAAAAATTATTCTCCGGATATGGCAGGATATTATATGTATATGCCGCCTTCCTCTGATGAAATAAATGTTCTTACACCCATGCAAGGGACAAGTATTTTAATGTTATGGACACTGATCTTTATTACAGTAGCTATTGTAGTTTACCGTAAACGAGATGCCTAA
- a CDS encoding HAMP domain-containing sensor histidine kinase, with product MKQTKSLFRRYLKGHFLFIFFPPIVLILLSAFIGFSKNGEQLNTLNLFYVTLLLFGFIIVAFVVISWIFFLRLRKRLTRLQEVMSFSANHNSFPRPISVQIDRMDEIDQLGSSFNWMIQQLEDSRKREYEEELLRHRLIANLSHDLRTPLTILRGHVTRLNKESMSLEGQNSLTEMNHTITRVGDLMDDLLSYTLLTSGKHPFHPTSTDIGRLVRASVAAWYPAFEEQEIQLDVDLPTEETFYWEADPKWMTRVLDNLFQNILRHAAEGKYANIVVDVEKEQIIVADKGPGMDNSSYERGAGVGLSISNYMLQKMRLKADFTSNENGTRVAIGRD from the coding sequence ATGAAACAGACTAAATCATTATTTCGTAGGTATCTAAAAGGACATTTTCTGTTTATCTTTTTTCCTCCCATTGTGCTAATTCTCTTATCTGCATTCATTGGGTTTTCTAAAAATGGAGAACAATTGAATACGTTAAATCTATTTTACGTTACATTACTTTTGTTTGGTTTTATTATTGTCGCATTTGTTGTAATATCTTGGATTTTCTTCTTGAGACTTCGTAAAAGGCTCACGCGCTTACAGGAAGTCATGTCATTTTCAGCTAATCATAACTCATTTCCTAGACCAATATCTGTTCAAATTGATCGTATGGATGAAATAGACCAGTTAGGAAGTTCTTTTAATTGGATGATTCAGCAGCTTGAAGACAGTCGCAAGCGAGAATATGAAGAGGAATTGTTACGACATCGACTCATCGCGAATTTATCTCACGACTTACGAACGCCACTTACCATTTTGAGAGGACATGTCACCCGATTAAATAAAGAATCCATGAGTCTAGAAGGACAAAACTCATTAACAGAGATGAACCATACGATTACAAGAGTCGGAGATCTCATGGATGATTTACTTTCCTATACATTGCTTACATCAGGGAAACATCCTTTTCATCCCACTTCAACAGATATTGGACGTTTAGTAAGAGCATCTGTTGCAGCGTGGTATCCTGCATTTGAAGAACAAGAAATTCAGCTCGATGTTGATTTACCGACAGAGGAGACTTTTTATTGGGAAGCAGATCCTAAATGGATGACACGGGTTCTGGATAATCTATTTCAGAATATTCTTCGCCATGCAGCAGAAGGAAAATATGCAAACATTGTGGTTGATGTAGAAAAAGAACAGATCATTGTTGCAGACAAAGGTCCAGGTATGGATAACTCTTCCTATGAGCGTGGGGCGGGAGTTGGTTTATCGATTTCAAATTATATGTTGCAAAAAATGAGGCTGAAAGCTGACTTTACATCCAATGAAAATGGCACAAGAGTAGCTATTGGTAGAGATTAA
- a CDS encoding DsrE family protein → MKNKLIFLTTDSLGDGDRELGTQLLETFFTLLKQREQLPAAIFCVNRGVFALTEQSLTSLHLKELMDNNVPVLACATCVDYYHLREQLTVGEISSMGHFMELAEQYEVLTIS, encoded by the coding sequence ATGAAGAATAAGTTGATTTTTCTGACTACAGATAGCCTGGGAGACGGGGATCGGGAGCTCGGAACGCAACTTTTAGAGACATTCTTTACCCTCTTAAAGCAGCGTGAACAGCTTCCAGCAGCCATCTTTTGTGTTAATCGAGGTGTGTTCGCTTTAACGGAGCAGTCTCTGACTTCATTACATTTGAAAGAGCTTATGGACAACAATGTCCCAGTGCTCGCCTGCGCTACCTGTGTTGATTATTATCATTTACGAGAGCAATTAACCGTTGGAGAAATCTCCAGTATGGGGCACTTTATGGAACTTGCTGAACAGTACGAAGTCTTAACGATTTCCTAG
- a CDS encoding YwqG family protein — protein sequence MLSDNNRDKLERIVHEYQFEHAMEYFKESVRKGIRLSKKEIETYNEINPSRIGGDPDLPFNEEWPLNSDGMPMTFLAQLRLSDLIPHDVTTLLPTKGMLYFFVGVDEPAYGIEHKVIYLSEDKLQEAKRYPSPEVTSLEDKFTGYRVSARPTMELPNYGYVDYEIVEDDEHDYDQYEDLCFELIGKNSSDLAVIFGYPSTQHGDCEYEAALHLLTGQQYNYSMDSALRQITDHFKGDSDRAKQEVQDILLLLALDSDQDVGFCWWDAGELQFYIRKEDLLAGNFANTYCSLYSS from the coding sequence TTGCTAAGTGATAACAATCGAGATAAACTTGAACGAATTGTTCACGAATATCAGTTCGAACATGCAATGGAATATTTTAAAGAGTCTGTTCGTAAAGGCATTCGCTTATCCAAGAAAGAGATCGAAACATACAACGAAATAAACCCATCCCGTATAGGGGGAGATCCAGATCTACCTTTTAACGAGGAATGGCCGCTGAATTCTGATGGGATGCCTATGACGTTCTTGGCCCAGCTGCGCTTAAGTGATTTGATACCTCATGATGTAACAACACTGTTGCCTACAAAAGGTATGTTGTACTTTTTCGTAGGAGTGGATGAACCTGCCTATGGAATCGAGCACAAGGTGATCTATCTATCAGAAGACAAGCTTCAGGAAGCTAAACGTTACCCTTCGCCTGAAGTAACTTCTCTTGAGGATAAGTTTACCGGTTATCGTGTGAGTGCTAGACCAACGATGGAACTTCCCAATTATGGTTATGTAGATTACGAGATTGTGGAAGACGATGAACATGATTATGATCAATATGAAGATTTATGCTTCGAGTTGATCGGTAAGAACTCAAGTGATCTGGCAGTGATATTTGGCTATCCATCTACCCAACATGGGGATTGTGAATACGAAGCAGCACTTCATCTGTTGACAGGCCAACAGTATAACTATTCAATGGATTCAGCGTTAAGGCAAATCACAGATCATTTCAAAGGTGATTCTGATAGAGCGAAGCAGGAAGTGCAGGATATACTATTGTTGCTTGCGCTTGACTCCGATCAGGATGTGGGATTCTGCTGGTGGGACGCTGGAGAATTGCAGTTTTATATTCGAAAAGAAGATCTGCTCGCAGGCAACTTTGCAAACACCTATTGCTCCCTATATTCTAGCTAA
- a CDS encoding ABC transporter ATP-binding protein, producing MFTINNLVKRRGSQEILSGISFTARPGRVTGFLGPNGAGKSSTLRILLGLDRATSGSALINGKPFAELHNPLATVGAALDGFGAHRMRTGRAHLRWIARAAGLPRSRVEEVLEIVGLSNAAGKRVGKYSLGMGRRLGMAAALLGDPTILVLDEPVNGLDPEGIRWIRTFLRERAESGNTVLLSSHLMGELAETVDDVVIIKHGTIVADGTLEEVIGNHSTLEKAFFALTSEHAGGVV from the coding sequence TTGTTTACCATTAATAACTTAGTCAAACGTCGCGGATCTCAAGAAATCTTATCAGGTATCAGTTTTACAGCTAGACCAGGTAGAGTAACTGGTTTTTTAGGTCCAAATGGGGCAGGAAAAAGTTCTACACTTCGCATCCTGCTTGGATTAGATCGCGCTACCTCAGGGAGTGCACTAATTAATGGAAAGCCATTCGCTGAATTACATAATCCTCTAGCAACAGTAGGTGCCGCACTTGATGGATTTGGAGCTCATCGTATGCGAACAGGACGGGCACACTTGCGTTGGATTGCTCGTGCCGCAGGATTGCCTCGCTCACGTGTCGAGGAAGTTCTAGAAATAGTAGGTCTTTCTAATGCAGCTGGGAAAAGAGTTGGGAAGTATTCTCTTGGTATGGGGAGAAGACTTGGCATGGCAGCTGCACTACTTGGTGATCCAACAATATTGGTTTTAGATGAACCCGTAAACGGGCTCGACCCAGAAGGAATTCGGTGGATTCGGACATTTTTACGTGAACGTGCTGAGTCTGGAAACACAGTGTTACTATCCAGTCATCTCATGGGAGAGCTTGCAGAGACGGTTGATGATGTGGTGATTATTAAGCATGGAACAATCGTTGCAGATGGAACATTGGAAGAAGTAATAGGTAACCATTCTACACTAGAGAAAGCCTTTTTTGCCCTGACATCTGAACATGCAGGTGGTGTTGTATGA
- a CDS encoding S41 family peptidase, whose amino-acid sequence MTKRKNVELKGGGKVKKGRRNRKSLVFFSILLILIIAGCSTSQGAHQIEKEKEPNFDQGSGMIFSSLSEQKIVDLAKLSKVWGVVKYYHPKVVSGDKNWDYELFRVMPSILEDHSDVNSILYEWVHTLGNKSVSGDLEQQYQFSEDSIQLSPTTDWSNDEEYLGTDLSLELSMILESNIAERKQAFVSFNDESPFPIIHNENPYNRMKFDDTGYRLLGLFRYWNIIEYYYPYKDVIGEDWDQVLLEFIPKMIDGSDYDSYLMTLAELTTRVHDSHVNLMGKNRESIIEYFGTYRLPVNFVEINNQIVISTLFNECGLEVGDIVLKVGDNSIDELLEDRRKYISQSRDDTSRDFFNALFRTHQKNMDVTVIRQGKTINISATSNLQEINYFVDTKSQAMENGEIFYINAGLLEEGEIDNIMKKWWDTKGLIVDLRNYPSSALDYKLAQYLIPSEKEFAKVSFPNRAVPGEYYFEPLTSGKLQDTDGEVYKGKVVILINEHTISNGEFTTMLLRKTESSIVLGRPTAGADGNVFRITLPGNIITKISGIGVFDPEKKPTQRIGVQPDIHLDPTIEGIMEGRDEYVERAVELIKDGY is encoded by the coding sequence ATGACAAAAAGAAAAAACGTTGAGCTAAAAGGTGGGGGAAAGGTGAAAAAAGGAAGAAGAAATCGAAAGTCCCTGGTATTTTTCAGTATATTGCTTATTCTTATAATTGCAGGATGTTCTACATCACAAGGGGCTCATCAAATCGAGAAAGAGAAGGAGCCGAATTTTGACCAAGGAAGTGGAATGATATTTTCTAGCCTTTCTGAACAAAAGATCGTGGATCTTGCTAAGCTCAGTAAAGTATGGGGAGTGGTGAAATATTACCATCCTAAGGTTGTATCTGGAGATAAAAATTGGGATTATGAGCTATTTCGGGTGATGCCTTCTATTTTAGAAGACCATTCGGATGTGAACTCCATTCTCTATGAGTGGGTTCATACGCTAGGTAATAAGAGCGTTTCCGGGGATCTTGAACAGCAATACCAGTTTTCCGAAGATTCTATACAGCTAAGTCCAACTACAGATTGGTCCAATGACGAGGAATATCTGGGAACAGATCTGAGTCTTGAATTATCAATGATATTAGAATCTAACATTGCGGAACGAAAACAGGCATTTGTTAGCTTTAATGATGAATCACCATTTCCAATTATACATAATGAAAACCCTTATAATAGAATGAAATTTGATGACACCGGCTACAGGTTGCTTGGCTTATTCCGCTATTGGAATATTATCGAATACTATTATCCTTATAAAGATGTTATCGGAGAGGATTGGGATCAAGTGCTTCTGGAGTTTATTCCTAAAATGATAGATGGGTCTGATTATGATTCCTATTTGATGACCTTAGCAGAATTAACAACTAGAGTACACGATTCTCATGTTAATTTGATGGGCAAAAATAGAGAGTCCATTATTGAATATTTTGGAACGTATCGGCTTCCCGTAAACTTTGTCGAAATTAACAATCAGATTGTTATAAGTACATTATTTAACGAATGTGGACTTGAGGTTGGAGATATTGTATTAAAAGTTGGCGACAATAGTATTGATGAATTATTAGAAGATAGAAGAAAATACATCTCACAATCTCGAGATGACACGTCAAGAGATTTCTTTAATGCATTATTCCGAACACATCAAAAGAATATGGACGTTACCGTAATTCGACAGGGAAAAACGATAAATATAAGTGCGACGAGTAACCTACAAGAGATTAATTACTTTGTTGATACGAAATCGCAAGCAATGGAGAACGGAGAAATCTTCTATATTAATGCTGGTCTATTGGAAGAAGGAGAGATTGATAACATCATGAAAAAATGGTGGGACACTAAAGGTCTAATTGTTGATCTTAGAAACTACCCATCCAGCGCACTGGACTATAAATTAGCCCAATATCTGATCCCTTCCGAAAAAGAGTTTGCCAAAGTGTCATTTCCTAATCGTGCAGTACCCGGTGAATATTATTTTGAGCCTCTTACCTCAGGGAAGCTTCAAGATACAGATGGCGAGGTTTATAAAGGGAAAGTCGTGATTTTAATCAATGAACATACTATTAGTAATGGTGAGTTTACAACGATGTTGCTGAGAAAAACAGAAAGTTCAATCGTTCTTGGGAGGCCAACTGCAGGAGCGGATGGTAATGTATTTAGAATTACTCTTCCAGGAAATATAATAACTAAAATAAGTGGAATCGGTGTTTTTGATCCAGAGAAAAAACCAACGCAAAGAATAGGAGTGCAGCCTGATATTCATCTTGATCCAACCATTGAAGGAATTATGGAAGGCAGAGACGAGTATGTTGAGAGAGCCGTTGAATTAATTAAAGATGGTTATTAA
- a CDS encoding cation diffusion facilitator family transporter, whose protein sequence is MSGHDHTHNHGQTANKKVLLISFIIITGYMLVEAFGGFITNSLALLSDAGHMLSDSIALGVALLAFIFSEKAVNIGKTYGYRRFEILAAALNGITLIAISLYIFYEAIDRFINPPEVATLGMLIISVIGLLVNILVAWIMMRKSDTENNLNMRGAYLHVLSDMLGSIGAIAAALLMMFFGWGWADPLASVLVAALVLRSGYYVTKSALNVLMEGTPTNMDVNELVQTIKQVEGVKDVHDVHVWSITSSLNALTAHVVVEGTQSVYDTESLLQKVEHRLEHKGIHHVTLQIESEKHIHDSSVLCTFKADTPVAHAHHH, encoded by the coding sequence ATGTCCGGTCATGATCATACACACAATCATGGACAAACTGCTAACAAAAAAGTTCTTCTAATCTCATTCATTATCATAACAGGTTATATGCTTGTTGAAGCATTTGGTGGATTTATTACGAATAGTCTGGCCCTGCTTTCGGATGCAGGACATATGTTGTCCGATTCTATTGCGCTTGGAGTAGCACTGCTAGCATTTATCTTCAGTGAAAAAGCGGTCAATATTGGGAAGACTTATGGATACCGTCGTTTTGAAATTTTAGCCGCAGCATTGAATGGCATCACTTTGATTGCGATTTCCCTGTATATTTTCTATGAGGCTATCGACCGATTCATCAATCCGCCAGAAGTCGCTACACTAGGGATGCTGATTATCAGCGTAATTGGTTTACTCGTTAACATCTTAGTCGCATGGATCATGATGCGCAAAAGCGATACCGAAAATAACTTGAATATGCGTGGTGCTTACCTTCATGTTCTCAGTGATATGCTGGGTTCCATCGGTGCCATTGCAGCGGCCCTGCTCATGATGTTCTTTGGTTGGGGCTGGGCTGACCCTCTTGCAAGCGTCCTTGTAGCAGCTTTGGTGTTACGTAGTGGATACTATGTCACCAAGTCAGCCTTAAACGTACTAATGGAAGGAACGCCAACAAATATGGACGTCAACGAACTTGTACAGACCATAAAACAAGTCGAAGGTGTTAAAGACGTACATGACGTACACGTGTGGTCGATCACAAGTAGCCTGAATGCCCTGACTGCCCACGTAGTCGTTGAAGGAACGCAAAGTGTATATGATACTGAATCACTCTTACAGAAGGTTGAACATAGGCTAGAACATAAAGGAATTCATCACGTTACTCTACAAATTGAGTCAGAAAAACACATACACGATTCTTCAGTGTTGTGTACATTCAAAGCTGATACGCCTGTTGCACATGCGCATCATCATTAA
- a CDS encoding sigma-70 family RNA polymerase sigma factor: protein MNDKELLPWLEKATHGDESAFQLVYEATHQDVYRTVAFLVYNKPDIEDIVNEVYMHMWQSFLMYDPNRSFRFWLHGITVRLVQDWKRKTWRRIRLFERNRQMNCEQFNWTDDVVLQSEMQHELFSLVRQLSYKLRVVVILRYFHDYALEEIADLLQIPVGTVKSRHHLALKELRKRFEMTGGNAYVH, encoded by the coding sequence ATGAATGATAAAGAATTACTTCCATGGCTTGAAAAAGCAACGCACGGCGACGAGTCTGCCTTTCAGCTTGTCTATGAGGCGACTCACCAAGACGTCTATCGGACGGTAGCTTTTCTCGTCTACAACAAACCAGACATTGAAGATATCGTGAATGAAGTTTACATGCACATGTGGCAGTCGTTTCTCATGTACGACCCGAATCGGTCATTCCGGTTCTGGTTGCACGGTATTACTGTCCGTTTAGTCCAAGATTGGAAAAGAAAGACCTGGCGACGAATCCGTCTTTTTGAACGAAACCGTCAAATGAATTGTGAACAGTTCAACTGGACGGATGATGTTGTCCTGCAGTCTGAAATGCAGCATGAACTGTTCAGCCTTGTCCGCCAATTGTCGTACAAACTACGTGTGGTCGTCATCCTGCGGTATTTTCACGACTATGCCCTGGAAGAAATCGCAGACTTGCTGCAAATTCCCGTTGGTACAGTGAAATCCAGGCATCATCTGGCACTGAAAGAACTCCGGAAACGTTTTGAAATGACGGGAGGGAACGCGTATGTCCATTGA
- a CDS encoding ABC transporter permease codes for MRAFNAELSKLFSLPGIWLAFLIGVFAPAVIAALDSIAQQEEIIAGVSTRLSEVGYIGLALGVQGVIILGVLAVSSEYLTESSESGGGGQITTSLTVIPSRLHFLLAKAGAVTVISILLCIVAIMTTVSATHLILGEYAPAFEWPRLIGVVCYWTFTALLAFGITVLTKNGIIPLAVLIINTSVVSFSFLLSKVTKLALYLPDRAGLEMFMFMSDRFLTPFKGGLVMFAWLVVLFIVATIVFHRRDVAS; via the coding sequence ATGAGAGCATTCAACGCGGAGCTATCTAAATTGTTCTCCCTGCCAGGCATTTGGCTTGCCTTTCTTATTGGAGTATTTGCCCCAGCGGTCATTGCTGCCTTGGACAGTATAGCACAACAAGAGGAGATTATAGCTGGAGTTAGCACACGGCTATCGGAAGTTGGTTATATTGGACTCGCTCTTGGTGTGCAAGGTGTCATTATTCTTGGTGTGCTTGCTGTCAGCAGTGAGTATTTGACAGAGAGCAGTGAATCTGGTGGAGGGGGGCAGATTACAACAAGTTTAACTGTTATTCCATCAAGGCTTCATTTTTTACTGGCAAAAGCAGGCGCTGTGACTGTGATCAGCATACTGCTTTGTATTGTTGCAATTATGACAACTGTGTCTGCAACGCATCTTATTCTTGGTGAATATGCCCCTGCATTTGAATGGCCTAGGCTTATCGGTGTAGTTTGTTACTGGACATTCACTGCCCTTTTAGCATTTGGGATTACTGTTCTAACTAAGAATGGCATTATTCCGCTTGCTGTGCTCATCATAAACACATCTGTAGTATCATTCAGTTTCCTGCTCTCTAAAGTTACAAAGTTGGCGTTATACTTACCCGATAGGGCTGGCCTTGAAATGTTTATGTTTATGAGCGACAGATTTCTCACCCCGTTCAAAGGTGGTTTAGTCATGTTTGCCTGGTTAGTCGTTCTTTTTATTGTTGCAACTATTGTATTCCATAGGAGGGACGTTGCATCATGA
- a CDS encoding DNA-3-methyladenine glycosylase family protein, which produces MLYLFDVHPNHRDVRELCKDDPILEELVHRIGRIQIPRQSDGFTYIVRTLVGQQLSIKAAATIYQRLEQICGTITPDTVLTASEESLRSAGLSRNKLSYLLNLAEQTKLGALNFELLANMNDEEVIRQLTLIKGVGRWTAEMFLIFYFGRANILSFGDLGLKRASEWLYAEETSDGPSVLQRKQEVWGPHSTIASLYLWEAINIGLLQSGPFRTPLREV; this is translated from the coding sequence TTGCTATATCTCTTCGATGTTCATCCGAACCATCGCGATGTTCGAGAACTATGCAAAGATGACCCTATACTTGAAGAGTTGGTGCATCGAATCGGCCGAATCCAAATACCTCGCCAGTCGGATGGGTTTACCTACATAGTCAGAACGTTAGTTGGACAACAGCTTTCGATCAAAGCTGCAGCAACTATTTATCAGAGGTTGGAGCAGATATGTGGTACTATTACGCCTGATACCGTCTTGACTGCATCAGAAGAGAGCTTACGTTCGGCGGGTCTATCCAGGAATAAACTAAGCTATCTTCTGAACCTAGCGGAACAGACAAAACTAGGAGCGCTTAATTTTGAATTGTTAGCAAATATGAATGACGAAGAGGTCATTCGACAACTGACCTTGATAAAAGGAGTTGGCCGTTGGACAGCGGAGATGTTCCTTATTTTTTACTTTGGAAGAGCGAATATCCTGTCTTTCGGAGATCTTGGCCTCAAGCGTGCTTCAGAGTGGCTGTATGCGGAAGAAACAAGTGACGGTCCTTCAGTATTGCAACGGAAACAAGAAGTGTGGGGGCCACACTCTACGATCGCTTCCTTATATTTATGGGAAGCCATTAACATTGGCTTATTGCAATCCGGTCCGTTTCGTACGCCGTTGAGGGAAGTTTAA
- a CDS encoding response regulator transcription factor, with product MKRNVLYIEDNEKIGSLLKEELEQRGFSVQWLLSGEGAEKEVNHHEIVILDIMLPGLDGFTVGKRLKKVAPAVPILLLSARTSIDDKVDGLQFADDYLTKPFHTDELVARLEVLIRRSGGTHSERISLGHHIEVDPQVQMVLDKRTGEEIILTGKQHQILMYFLRHPNQVLPKEQIYEAIWEEAYITGDKTIMVHIHRLRQKLERDPDCPEIIETLKGIGYRVKL from the coding sequence TTGAAAAGAAACGTATTATATATTGAAGATAATGAGAAAATAGGTAGCCTGCTAAAAGAAGAATTGGAACAGCGAGGATTTTCAGTTCAGTGGCTGCTCTCTGGTGAAGGAGCCGAAAAAGAAGTAAATCATCATGAAATCGTTATTTTGGATATCATGTTGCCCGGCTTAGACGGATTTACTGTGGGAAAACGATTAAAAAAGGTAGCTCCAGCGGTTCCTATTTTGCTGTTATCTGCTCGAACATCGATAGATGATAAGGTAGATGGTTTACAATTTGCAGATGACTATTTAACGAAACCATTCCATACGGATGAATTGGTTGCAAGATTAGAAGTATTAATCCGTCGAAGTGGTGGAACACATTCCGAACGCATTTCATTAGGACATCATATTGAAGTAGATCCACAAGTCCAAATGGTATTGGATAAACGCACAGGAGAAGAAATTATATTGACAGGGAAACAACATCAAATTTTAATGTATTTCTTACGCCACCCTAATCAAGTGTTACCAAAAGAACAAATTTATGAAGCAATTTGGGAAGAAGCTTACATAACGGGTGATAAAACAATAATGGTACATATCCATCGTCTGCGGCAAAAGTTGGAACGCGATCCAGATTGTCCAGAGATTATTGAAACGTTGAAGGGAATAGGCTATCGGGTGAAACTATGA
- a CDS encoding cation diffusion facilitator family transporter, with protein sequence MEQHQRYENLKMGERGAIVSIVAYICLSALKLIIGNISGSEALKADGLNNATDIIASIAVLIGLKLAQRPPDEDHPYGHWKSETIASLIASFIMMAVGIQVLITAIFSVFKGSKQAPDMISVWTGLLCAVVMYFVYRYNKNLASKIKSQAVMAAAKDNFSDALVSIGAVIGIIGSQFNLPWLDPLTAILVGFIICKTAWDIFREASHHLSDGFDETIITAFKETVGQVEGVEEVKDLRARNYGSNAVVDVVLSIKGDLDFQEAHNVATNVENELKKTSEVIEVHVHYEPSKL encoded by the coding sequence ATGGAACAACACCAACGTTATGAAAATTTAAAAATGGGTGAACGTGGAGCCATTGTAAGTATCGTGGCGTATATCTGTCTTTCTGCTCTAAAGCTGATTATAGGTAATATTTCGGGTTCGGAAGCCTTAAAGGCAGATGGTTTGAACAACGCGACAGATATTATTGCCTCCATTGCCGTTCTGATCGGTTTGAAATTAGCTCAAAGACCGCCTGATGAAGATCATCCATACGGACACTGGAAATCGGAAACAATAGCTTCATTAATAGCATCCTTTATTATGATGGCTGTAGGTATCCAGGTGCTGATAACTGCAATATTTTCTGTGTTTAAAGGCAGTAAGCAAGCACCGGATATGATTTCAGTGTGGACAGGCTTATTGTGCGCAGTGGTCATGTATTTTGTATACCGCTACAATAAGAATCTCGCCAGTAAAATCAAGAGTCAAGCTGTTATGGCAGCGGCCAAAGATAATTTTTCTGATGCCTTGGTCAGTATTGGAGCAGTAATCGGTATCATTGGATCTCAGTTTAACCTCCCATGGCTCGATCCACTAACAGCTATTTTAGTTGGCTTTATTATCTGCAAAACAGCATGGGATATCTTCCGGGAGGCTTCTCATCATTTATCCGACGGATTTGATGAAACGATCATAACCGCGTTTAAAGAGACAGTAGGGCAGGTTGAAGGTGTGGAGGAGGTTAAAGATTTGCGGGCTAGAAACTATGGCAGCAATGCTGTAGTTGACGTTGTCCTGTCGATAAAGGGAGACTTAGATTTCCAAGAAGCACATAACGTTGCTACGAATGTTGAGAATGAGTTAAAAAAGACTTCGGAAGTCATTGAAGTTCACGTGCATTATGAACCCTCAAAATTATAA